A genomic segment from Zygotorulaspora mrakii chromosome 1, complete sequence encodes:
- the CBP1 gene encoding Cbp1p (similar to Saccharomyces cerevisiae CBP1 (YJL209W); ancestral locus Anc_1.125): MSLRYHSITKSFLFTSSIRTYSNLPTGYTKPHALLLKLITEDLPLTSESKKYFREYWRKIIPENQILPENTLLNTIPIKTFATFIQNYKKKSSTVRAAYRKELLLNYIKNPENVRSLLTNLGFTFKENFTSDEILSISIMDSLRTGDVNIAADLYLLYYKLFPNAPLNKKLCSYVISALAFENPKFDHIHLLKFLLLYKLFKSYNTHLLLSEIQIVTLCNKALSLENSPILIKEVLSKLMDIELISTDPLRKSKLISAYHLIETDYKINNAAGVLLTWANIKNEYNSITKHDPRILHIIMKIFTHNKAYRKNFKELFDHLTPEYYCNNPLILPSIIDFATKTNDLIMAKKVMNNANKYVFQKNSQVVLFSKRCLSSLLRMHLKFKDSQGVDRVLKQILEIFGKHSEENLFAIISHLLSIKTLENFNKAIKLVNSIPQERALLSYGAIINKMVEWQIASNGKFDQKSMPLMNELLSKAHTLDPYHKNSLWTIVASLFIKKIVHRKNLQKKVNPKEPSKMIFNTTCLDLARLIYKRSNSTTLSASKTDHNPFTNSSPQRILLKLTNNNKVVILRNIASSAIKGKRKDIFLWCCSELYENGIPITELVLGWNMMLKHRFRFTQFPNKSMIEEDLSINGLPIISKALK, translated from the coding sequence ATGTCCCTGCGTTATCATTCAATTACCAAATCGTTCCTCTTCACTTCTTCGATCCGAACATACTCAAATCTACCAACTGGATACACAAAACCACATGCATTATTGTTAAAATTAATAACAGAAGATCTCCCACTTACTTCAGAATctaaaaaatattttagaGAATACTGGAGAAAAATAATACCcgaaaatcaaattttacCAGAAAACACATTACTTAACACTATTCCAATTAAAACATTTGCCACGTTTATTCAAAactataaaaaaaaatcctCAACAGTAAGGGCAGCTTATAGAAAAGAGTTACTTCTAAACTACATAAAAAATCCAGAAAATGTAAGAAGCCTACTAACAAATTTGGGTTTCACTTTCAAGGAAAACTTCACTAGCGATGAGATACTGAGCATTTCTATCATGGACTCTTTGCGAACAGGAGATGTCAACATTGCAGCAGACCTTTATTTGTTATACTACAAACTATTTCCAAACGCACCACTCAATAAAAAACTTTGCTCCTATGTAATATCGGCACTGGCGtttgaaaatccaaaattcGATCACATTCATCTACTCAAATTTCTACTCCTTTacaaattattcaaatcatACAACACACACCTGTTACTTTCTGAAATACAAATTGTAACCCTTTGCAATAAAGCTCTTTCATTGGAAAATTCACCTATACTAATAAAAGAGGTTCTTAGCAAGCTTATGGATATAGAATTAATCTCCACTGATCCTCTTAGGAAGAGTAAATTAATTTCGGCATATCATCTTATAGAAACGGAttataaaataaataacGCCGCAGGAGTACTTCTCACCTGGGCCAACATTAAAAATGAATACAATTCAATTACAAAGCACGATCCCAGGATTTTACACATaattatgaaaatttttactCATAATAAAGCATACagaaaaaacttcaaagaGCTGTTTGATCATCTAACACCTGAATACTACTGTAATAACCCATTAATACTACCTTCAATAATTGACTTTGCAACAAAAACTAACGATTTGATAATGGCTAAAAAAGTAATGAATAATGCCAACAAatatgtttttcaaaaaaattcccAGGTAGTGCTGTTCAGCAAAAGATGCCTTTCCTCCTTACTAAGAATGCATTTAAAATTTAAAGATTCTCAAGGAGTTGATAGAGTTTTGAAGCAAATACTAGAAATTTTTGGTAAGCACTCAGAAGAGAACTTATTTGCCATCATTTCACATCTACTGAGTATCAAGACCTTAGAAAATTTTAACAAAGCAATAAAACTTGTTAATTCTATACCGCAAGAGCGAGCATTATTATCATATGGCGCTATAATAAATAAGATGGTCGAATGGCAAATAGCATcaaatggtaaatttgatcaaaaatcAATGCCTTTAATGAATGAGCTGCTTTCCAAAGCTCATACTCTCGATCCTTATCACAAAAACTCGCTTTGGACAATTGTAGCATCTCtttttattaaaaaaattgttcatcGTAAAAACCTTCAAAAGAAGGTAAATCCAAAAGAGCCTTCTAAAATGATTTTTAATACAACCTGCTTAGATCTCGCAAGACTGATATACAAGAGAAGTAATTCTACTACTTTAAGCGCCTCAAAAACTGACCATAATCCATTCACCAATTCATCACCACAAAGAATCCTTCTTAAATTAacaaacaacaataaaGTGGTTATTTTAAGAAATATAGCATCGAGCGCAATAAAAGGTAAACGCAAAGATATATTCCTCTGGTGCTGCTCAGAACTTTACGAAAACGGTATACCCATCACTGAATTAGTCCTTGGTTGGAACATGATGTTGAAGCACAGATTTAGGTTTACTCAATTTCCAAACAAAAGTATGATAGAGGAAGATTTATCAATAAATGGACTGCcaattatttcaaaagcacTTAAATAG
- the NUC1 gene encoding ribonuclease (similar to Saccharomyces cerevisiae NUC1 (YJL208C); ancestral locus Anc_1.126), which yields MSLRNVAFGLSGIGIGTGFASFFFGKSSPSSSQVQTPSSSQTVGFPKGPNGTINAVGSDINPSEFFRYGFPGPVADVESREEFISCYNRQTRNPHWVVEHITKESLAAKNGDRKNSYFIEDEKIPEIFRGRLRDYFRSGYDRGHQAPAANAKFSQNAMNETFYLTNMCPQVGEGFNRDYWAHLEYFCRQLTESYNSVRIVTGPLYLPKVDPVDGKTKVCYEVIGTPPNIAVPTHFFKLIVGEKPVKNPSSESISIAAFVLPNKPISNETKLTDFEIPVDALERSAGLQFFQKVPENRKKPLCKEVRCQITVREFQKALPPPKSLPSLPAPK from the coding sequence ATGAGTCTTAGAAATGTGGCATTCGGATTAAGTGGTATTGGCATTGGTACTGGTTTTgcctcatttttttttggaaaatcaTCACCATCGTCATCTCAAGTTCAAACGCCGTCGTCTTCACAAACTGTTGGGTTTCCTAAAGGTCCAAATGGAACCATAAACGCAGTAGGATCAGATATCAATCCTTCTGAGTTTTTTAGGTATGGGTTTCCAGGGCCCGTTGCTGACGTCGAGAGTAGAGAAGAATTCATCTCTTGTTACAATAGACAGACTAGAAACCCTCATTGGGTGGTCGAACATATAACGAAAGAATCTCTTGCAGCTAAGAATGGGGATAGGAAAAACTCCTATTTCATTGAAGACGAAAAAATACCAGAAATATTTAGGGGAAGGCTCAGAGATTATTTTAGATCTGGTTATGACAGAGGCCATCAAGCACCCGCAGCAAATGCCAAATTTTCTCAGAATGCGATGAACGAAACTTTCTATTTGACAAATATGTGCCCACAAGTTGGCGAAGGCTTTAATAGAGATTATTGGGCCCATTTAGAGTATTTTTGTCGACAGTTGACTGAAAGTTACAATAGTGTTCGAATTGTAACGGGTCCACTTTATTTACCAAAAGTGGACCCCGTTGATGGTAAAACTAAAGTGTGTTATGAAGTCATTGGTACTCCGCCGAATATTGCTGTGCCTacccattttttcaagttgaTTGTTGGTGAAAAACCGGTCAAGAATCCTAGTTCGGAAAGTATATCTATTGCAGCCTTTGTTCTTCCTAACAAACCAATTTCGAATGAAACAAAGTTGACCGATTTTGAGATACCTGTTGATGCGCTAGAGAGGAGTGCAGGCcttcagttttttcaaaaggttcCTGAAAATAGAAAGAAACCTCTTTGTAAAGAAGTTAGATGTCAAATTACTGTTagagaatttcaaaaagccCTACCACCTCCAAAATCTTTACCGTCTCTTCCAGCTCCCAAATAA
- the LAA1 gene encoding AP-1 complex accessory protein LAA1 (similar to Saccharomyces cerevisiae LAA1 (YJL207C); ancestral locus Anc_1.127) yields the protein MSLIEIVNSSTTKRHDLLNWVTLKIQIAVQFESTDDGSAQMKIAADIADQICLFIRYLSDLEDLSVIESHFIWMRLSQLHLICLKHLEKEQSEKIFDSAELMIKVLSEDDVSIDNENKENGEDRKKRKKPSKKKMYRYSAAKEVACIVLIQLFEVFGNQFSSLVPLLFGTIFKNLKKVLEKSKYMHATFMTSLIQLVNVMVRNGNQAEFFTNYFSKFSKISKNMFEGFYSDKLDFPVNFVSAVMELWSMHFREESFIKSHVTDLSAAIYMRYSEGELGSYGFTNDRTRPSTAKSLAEILFDYYYVKKIISLKEIWTLYARIFKNCASRDIQVGTFESIIHFYGLCSTTDCTFLDGSSYLVAFRTLALEVFDTDEIKNEGMHILYRILRYFDLMHDILLPRIGDSSRTQMLFNIMGSENEEKTSECAGNVLFVNSKPDSQWFNIAQLGLAKRLLLELSSSFGNEQHHISQIKRKLTELSTCDVFCIRIHANEALKVFLTNFPELISETIESSLDSLQQSFKQLEKYPFAVNHGHALIIASMIEKSDKDYVSYELVMRITIFATSFIKNHTTSTSSILYYKGLICWILLIGLVNYNDEQYLAMQSSQLFLFWKVLLTHTFGYREEDELYRNLEIRNHALTCLLTYLGNSKMDKEVAKQISYLLIKCSNFNHSINLKSTNIDKALLINEHRILQIYLRLHEFIKRDFNSSLLILIVKNFSDPNLYIEASQSMLDNIIGVTEKNTSLKEASREESFLENTVETVLHLNDGFAFGISSKIALSEIQELSIKIPQRCDRETSGALPSKKDSWYHPLEREITKPITPILSLDYLIMLYGRGHYTAKDEYSPKITTSLVDSSMEIFSLTFPYINGKIQYSVIESLNVSLFSKLTTPLRNVAVAANVCVAINSALNIIVEKELGIDVSVGQLLIDSLKKIEYYKDSYLTRIKADCVGLICMAVSCGEAGSERMEFVSTQIRILVKNVVDIEEPYKRVLYALSLVSIYRYNAQNSSFSAIYEVIFALIQDPHPVVHVWSLKAMHILLERHFSIDTSTAARLLGTVESVTSDPSYGIYCSSILQHNYNNQFNSHIVVGQITETLTEILGPNIIELDESSLCSYRNLVIAGLTSNDLTAQNISLSIFEMLATFKLKGIVADEVFMACAKSMIDDAIVTVFGSSYVNCRFTGSTEIFSNDSSLSSSVHCFGLFTELIRLQRESLITRDIDIASWRYLDLYPTSEAVIGFLFTWIEQSCELNERWFDKLYLFFNMGERKLFSSLYKEFSSILQRKGIRKTAEKEIRGEEEKAIADSDTNISSVHVDFSSDSIHWGAKKAVLAFIKLLCIKSQKKRSLFNLLSKRLPELIKISFQASVSKVVSMQLLGLEILSLLLKQWAKVSDPENPNNSILGIEEAQITSALMPAFDAESAPDVVVSAINVCAEFLSSNIAPLERANRVSHIMVNFLEVYNNKSSSIKIGDTHILTQKAKRKIELAVLDGWSKLVQNALVQQNEKLIEFTRRYWEILVPLWIISLREYVMVKYEKIEIEMGLHEDCKSSLYESRSTKIELYDGIWLNFAIALGSILENDSFLISSCLNEEEADSFMFVLLTQCFEDIAKHLDDHEIKMKVLPAMHNILKCHISFDNIFEDDANAEIVGILDRLIVMGDNEEKYELVNIINDLIGGYTKKYNTHETFLPGIDKLYELLRLLLIPISDLIPSIKYNFEDPEDMPMVKLDDTDLRLLRHTFTVLENNVSKFDEMFKEDLYACMLYIMGRIYEDKNRDIVVPLVLPFLKSITADLKTMKHCMNMMKVFYEAVKAPLFDKINGENELTTLLILLTNGFVDFSSQDLERIVNVCVVGIFTLKTNAIATEGLRNVVMNINKNPICGFLFKKVLKNVEGRINADTTIEICRSIMSVVMTFAKKVKAENPDKSKQAFALCLNLSLLCCDISSSDADQLVVDSAIELISIDSNVFKEVLQNFVPESRKTKIGHIMENSSQISTFNGKGYEEEHLTLKSFK from the coding sequence ATGTCACTTATTGAAATAGTTAATTCATCCACTACAAAGAGACATGATCTGCTTAATTGGGTTACCttaaaaattcaaatagCGGTTCAATTCGAATCGACAGATGATGGGTCAGCACAAATGAAGATTGCAGCAGATATAGCAGATCAGATTTGTCTCTTTATTAGGTACCTTTCAGATCTGGAAGATTTAAGTGTCATAGAATCCCATTTTATTTGGATGAGATTGTCTCAATTGCATCTGATCTGCTTGAAACACTTGGAAAAGGAACAATCAGAGAAAATCTTTGATTCAGCAGAATTAATGATAAAAGTTCTGTCTGAGGACGATGTGTCTATAGATAATGAGAACAAAGAGAATGGAGAGGAtaggaagaagaggaaaaagccaagcaagaaaaaaatgtacaGATATTCGGCGGCGAAGGAAGTTGCTTGTATTGTACTGATCCAGCTTTTCGAAGTCTTCGGTAACCAATTTTCGTCCCTAGTTCCTCTTTTATTTGGTACAATATTTaagaacttgaaaaaagtgtTGGAGAAAAGTAAATATATGCATGCCACATTCATGACTTCCCTGATACAACTTGTCAATGTAATGGTTAGAAATGGCAATCAGGCAGAATTTTTCACGAattacttttcaaaattctctaAAATTTCGAAAAACATGTTCGAAGGATTTTATTCAGATAAACTCGATTTTCCTGTAAATTTTGTGTCTGCTGTTATGGAACTGTGGTCAATGCACTTTAGAGAGGAGTCTTTCATTAAAAGTCACGTTACAGATCTATCTGCTGCCATTTATATGAGATATTCAGAAGGAGAATTAGGCTCTTATGGTTTCACTAATGATAGAACGCGACCCAGTACCGCAAAATCACTTGCTGAAATACTTTTTGATTATTACTATGTCAAgaaaatcatttctttgaaagaaatatggACCCTTTATGCAAGGATTTTTAAAAACTGTGCCTCAAGAGACATACAAGTGGGTACATTTGAGTCAATAATACATTTTTATGGATTATGTTCGACAACTGATTGTACGTTTCTTGATGGGTCTAGTTATCTCGTGGCTTTCAGAACATTGGCCCTTGAGGTTTTTGATACTGATgagatcaaaaatgaaggtATGCATATACTCTACAGGATTCTCAGATATTTTGACCTTATGCACGATATCTTGCTACCCAGAATTGGCGACTCTTCCAGGACGCAAATGCTTTTCAACATTATGGGatcagaaaatgaagaaaaaacatcTGAATGTGCAGGAAATGTGCTCTTTGTTAATTCCAAGCCAGACAGTCAATGGTTTAACATAGCACAATTAGGGCTCGCAAAGCGCTTATTATTAGAgctttcttcctcttttggAAATGAACAACACCACATTAGTCAgatcaaaagaaagttgaCTGAATTGAGTACATGCGACGTATTTTGCATCCGTATCCATGCGAATGAAGCattgaaagtttttttaaCCAACTTTCCGGAATTAATATCAGAAACAATTGAATCTTCTCTTGATTCTTTGCAACAAAGTTTTAAGCAACTTGAAAAGTATCCATTCGCTGTAAATCATGGACATGCCCTGATTATTGCGAGCATGATAGAAAAGTCAGACAAAGATTATGTTTCATACGAGCTAGTGATGAGGATAACTATTTTTGCCACCTCTTTCATAAAGAACCACACTACATCCACTTCATCCATTCTATACTATAAGGGCTTGATATGCTGGATACTTCTAATTGGTCTTGTAAATTATAATGATGAGCAATATCTGGCGATGCAGTCATCAcagctttttttgttttggaAAGTACTCCTTACACATACTTTTGGATATCGTGAGGAGGATGAGTTGTATAGAAATCTAGAAATAAGAAATCATGCACTTACCTGCCTGCTCACATACCTAGGTAACTCAAAAATGGATAAGGAGGTAGCCAAGcaaatttcatatttacTGATAAAATGCTCTAATTTTAACCACTCCATTAACCTCAAATCTACTAATATAGACAAGGCACTCCTCATAAACGAGCACCGTATCCTTCAAATATATTTGCGATTGCAtgaattcatcaaaagagaTTTTAACAGTTCGCTGCTGATCCTAATTgtaaaaaatttctctGACCCCAATCTTTATATCGAAGCATCACAATCAATGTTGGACAATATAATAGGTGTGACCGAGAAAAATACTTCTTTGAAGGAAGCATCCAGGGAAGAAAGttttctggaaaatacggTGGAAACTGTCTTACATTTGAATGATGGATTCGCTTTTGGAATATCCAGTAAGATAGCTCTCTCTGAAATTCAAGAGCTTAGTATTAAAATCCCTCAGAGGTGTGACAGGGAAACGAGTGGAGCTTTACCTTCAAAGAAGGACTCTTGGTACCATCCATTGGAAAGGGAAATAACGAAACCAATAACACCAATATTATCTCTCGACTATTTAATTATGCTCTATGGGCGCGGCCATTATACGGCTAAGGATGAATACTCTCCAAAAATCACAACCTCGCTTGTTGATTCTTCCATGGAAATCTTTTCTCTCACCTTTCCTTATataaatggaaagataCAGTACTCTGTGATAGAAAGTTTGAATGtgtcattgttttcaaaactgACAACTCCACTTAGAAATGTAGCCGTCGCCGCGAACGTTTGTGTTGCGATCAACAGTGCACTGAATATTATTGTCGAGAAAGAGCTTGGTATTGATGTGTCCGTCGGTCAACTTCTAATTGATTCGCTCAAGAAAATTGAGTATTATAAAGATTCTTACTTAACAAGGATCAAGGCTGACTGTGTTGGGTTAATATGCATGGCAGTAAGTTGTGGGGAAGCAGGCTCAGAAAGAATGGAATTTGTATCTACTCAGATCAGAATTCTTGTTAAAAACGTTGTTGATATAGAGGAGCCATACAAGCGAGTTCTCTATGCTCTTTCTCTGGTTTCGATATACAGGTATAATGCacaaaattcttcattcAGCGCAATATATGAAGTTATATTTGCTTTGATTCAAGACCCCCACCCTGTTGTTCACGTTTGGTCGCTAAAAGCTATGCATATTTTGTTGGAGAGACATTTTTCTATAGACACATCAACAGCTGCTAGATTATTGGGGACCGTTGAATCTGTTACTTCAGACCCTTCTTATGGAATTTACTGTTCTTCAATTCTGCAGCATAACTACAATAACCAGTTTAATTCTCACATCGTCGTGGGCCAGATAACAGAGACATTGACAGAAATACTCGGGCCTAACATAATTGAGCTTGATGAAAGTTCCTTATGCTCGTATAGAAATCTCGTCATTGCTGGTCTAACTTCTAACGATTTAACTGCTCAAAATATTagtctttcaatttttgaaatgttaGCAACTTTTAAGCTCAAGGGTATTGTGGCTGATGAGGTTTTCATGGCCTGCGCGAAGTCTATGATTGATGATGCTATAGTTACTGTATTTGGTTCTTCATACGTGAATTGCAGATTTACTGGTAGCACTGAAATTTTCTCTAACGATTCAAGTCTGTCGTCGTCTGTTCATTGCTTTGGTTTATTTACGGAATTGATAAGATTACAAAGAGAAAGCTTGATAACACGAGATATAGATATTGCTAGTTGGAGATATCTGGACTTGTATCCGACTTCAGAAGCTGTCATTGGTTTTTTATTTACGTGGATAGAACAAAGCTGTGAATTGAACGAAAGATGGTTCGATAAGCtgtatcttttttttaatatgGGTGAAAGAAAGCTCTTTAGCTCATTATACAAAGAATTCAGTTCTATATTACAAAGGAAGGGAATCAGAAAAACggctgaaaaagaaattcgtggagaagaggaaaaggCCATTGCGGACTCGGATACCAATATTTCCTCGGTACATGTTGACTTTTCATCAGATAGTATTCATTGGGGAGCAAAAAAAGCAGTTCTTGCTTTTATCAAACTTTTGTGCATCAAAtctcagaaaaaaagatcattattcaatttgttGAGTAAGAGACTACCTGAATTAattaaaatttcttttcaagcGTCCGTCAGTAAAGTAGTTTCCATGCAATTACTGGGCTTGGAAATTTTAAGCCTACTTCTCAAGCAGTGGGCCAAAGTGAGTGACCCAGAGAACCCGAACAATTCGATTTTGGGGATAGAAGAGGCTCAGATTACTAGTGCGTTGATGCCCGCATTTGATGCTGAAAGTGCACCAGACGTGGTCGTTTCTGCCATTAATGTTTGTGCAGAATTCTTGTCATCAAACATAGCACCGCTTGAAAGAGCTAATCGTGTTTCTCATATAATGGTAAACTTTTTAGAAGTTTACAATAATAAAAGTTCCTCGATCAAAATTGGAGATACCCATATACTAACTCAGAAGGCAAAGCGGAAGATAGAGTTGGCAGTCTTGGATGGATGGTCTAAGCTTGTTCAAAATGCCCTTGTGcagcaaaatgaaaaactaaTAGAGTTCACGAGGAGATACTGGGAAATTCTTGTTCCCCTATGGATCATCTCTTTACGAGAATACGTAATGGTGAAATacgaaaaaattgaaattgagaTGGGGCTTCATGAGGACTGCAAAAGCTCGTTATATGAATCTCGGAGTACGAAGATAGAACTTTATGACGGCATTTGGCtgaattttgcaattgctCTAGGTTCGATTCTTGAGAATGATAGTTTTCTCATTTCAAGTTGTCTGAACGAGGAAGAAGCGGACAGTTTCATGTTCGTATTACTTACTCAGTGTTTTGAGGATATAGCTAAGCATCTTGATGACCACGAAATtaaaatgaaagttttaCCGGCCATGCATaatatattgaaatgccatatctcttttgataatatatttgaagatgatgctAACGCGGAGATTGTTGGAATTCTTGACCGTTTGATTGTCATGGGCGATAATGAAGAGAAGTATGAGCTAGTCAATATTATTAATGACTTGATAGGGGGATACACTAAGAAATATAATACTCATGAAACATTCTTACCAGGAATTGACAAACTATACGAGCTACTGAGGTTACTCCTAATTCCTATTTCTGATTTAATTCCATCTATAAAatacaattttgaagaccCCGAAGACATGCCAATGGTGAAACTAGATGACACAGATTTGAGACTTTTGAGGCATACTTTTACTGTGCTGGAAAACAATGTGAGTAAGTTTGACGAAATGTTCAAGGAGGATCTCTATGCATGCATGCTTTACATAATGGGCAGAATCTATGAGGACAAGAATAGAGATATTGTTGTTCCGCTGGTActtccttttttgaaatcgattACGGCAGATTTAAAAACAATGAAGCACTGtatgaatatgatgaagGTTTTTTATGAAGCGGTAAAAGCCCCCTTATTTGATAAGATAAATGGAGAAAACGAGTTGACGACACTTCTGATACTATTAACCAATGGATTTGTTGACTTCTCTTCACAggatttggaaagaattgTAAACGTATGTGTTGTTGGTATTTTTACCTTAAAAACGAATGCGATTGCAACTGAAGGATTGAGGAATGTAGTTATGAATATTAATAAGAATCCGATTTGTGGGTTTTTGTTCAAGAAAGTTCTGAAGAATGTAGAGGGAAGAATAAATGCTGATACTACAATAGAGATATGCAGAAGTATAATGTCAGTCGTTATGACCTTCGCGAAGAAAGTGAAAGCCGAAAATCCAGACAAATCGAAACAAGCGTTCGCTCTATGTTTGAATTTGTCTTTGTTATGTTGTGACATATCCTCCAGTGATGCTGATCAACTTGTTGTTGATAGTGCGATTGAACTAATCAGCATTGATTCAAACGTGTTCAAAGAAGTACTGCAAAATTTCGTGCCAGAGTCGCGGAAAACCAAGATTGGACACATTATGGAGAATAGTTCTCAAATTAGCACTTTCAATGGAAAAGGATACGAGGAAGAACATttaactttgaaaagttttaaGTAA